A single genomic interval of Euzebyales bacterium harbors:
- a CDS encoding cyclic 2,3-diphosphoglycerate synthase yields the protein MRTVVIMGAGGRDFHNFNVAYRDDPDTTVVAFTAAQIPGIADRTYPASLAGPRYPDGIPIVGEERLSEVVRDHDIDEVVFAYSDLPHVEVMHRGSIAMAAGADFRLLGPDATMLHSTRPVVAVCATRTGAGKSQTSRRVGRLLIDAGHRVALVRHPMPYGDLEAMRVQRFATLADIDAANPTIEELEEYEEPVRQGMVMYAGVDYEAILRRAEAEADVVIWDGGNNDFPFFVPDLMITVTDPLRPGDELSYHPGEVNLRMADVVVVNKVDSAPLSAIAEVVETVARTNPAATVVKAASPVTLEPGPALAGQRVLVVEDGPTLTHGGMPLGAGTVAARHAGARELMDPRPYAIGSIASTFARYPHIGPLLPAMGYGKEQIDELAATITATPCDVVVTGTPIDLRRILHVEVPIRHATYELRDAGRPTLADALEPLLDNLAASRR from the coding sequence ATGCGCACCGTGGTGATCATGGGAGCCGGCGGCCGCGACTTCCACAACTTCAACGTCGCGTACCGCGACGATCCTGACACGACCGTCGTGGCCTTCACGGCGGCGCAGATCCCCGGGATCGCCGACCGGACCTACCCCGCGAGCCTCGCCGGGCCGCGTTACCCGGACGGCATCCCGATCGTCGGTGAGGAGCGGCTGTCGGAGGTCGTGCGGGACCACGACATCGACGAGGTCGTGTTCGCCTACTCGGACCTGCCTCACGTCGAGGTCATGCATCGCGGCTCGATCGCCATGGCGGCGGGCGCGGACTTCCGGCTCCTGGGACCCGACGCGACGATGCTGCACAGCACCAGGCCGGTCGTCGCCGTGTGCGCGACCCGGACCGGTGCGGGGAAGAGCCAGACGAGCCGGCGCGTCGGCCGCCTGCTGATCGATGCGGGCCACCGAGTGGCGCTCGTGCGGCACCCCATGCCGTACGGGGACCTGGAGGCGATGCGCGTACAGCGCTTCGCCACACTGGCCGACATCGACGCGGCGAACCCGACGATCGAGGAGCTCGAGGAGTACGAGGAGCCGGTGCGCCAGGGGATGGTGATGTACGCCGGGGTCGACTACGAGGCGATCCTGCGCCGGGCGGAGGCCGAAGCCGACGTGGTCATCTGGGACGGCGGCAACAATGACTTCCCCTTCTTCGTGCCGGACCTGATGATCACGGTCACGGACCCGCTGCGGCCCGGCGACGAGCTGTCCTACCACCCGGGCGAGGTCAACCTGCGCATGGCCGACGTCGTGGTCGTCAACAAGGTGGATTCGGCCCCGCTCTCGGCGATCGCCGAGGTCGTCGAGACGGTCGCCCGGACGAACCCTGCTGCGACCGTCGTGAAGGCGGCCTCGCCGGTGACGCTCGAACCCGGTCCGGCGCTCGCCGGGCAGCGGGTGCTCGTCGTCGAGGACGGCCCGACGCTGACCCACGGTGGCATGCCGCTGGGCGCCGGCACGGTCGCGGCGCGCCACGCCGGCGCGCGCGAGCTGATGGACCCGCGTCCGTACGCGATCGGGTCGATCGCCAGCACCTTCGCGCGCTACCCGCACATCGGGCCGCTGCTGCCGGCCATGGGCTACGGCAAGGAACAGATCGACGAGCTCGCGGCGACGATCACGGCGACGCCGTGCGACGTCGTGGTCACCGGCACGCCGATCGACCTGCGACGCATCCTGCACGTCGAGGTCCCGATCCGGCACGCGACCTATGAGCTGCGTGACGCGGGGCGCCCCACCCTGGCCGACGCGCTCGAGCCACTGCTGGACAACCTCGCCGCCTCGCGGCGGTGA
- a CDS encoding GAF domain-containing protein, translating to MERRTDPLRAPKHARLTLDDLLGELLRQTQEIVGVRDGLWRLIEAIVRVASAELSLASVLDRIVEVAADMVDAEYAALGVIGEDGRLREFVHTGMPDDTVEQIGHLPEGHGILGLLITEPRELRLDDLSTHPASVGFPEHHPPMHSFLGAPIAVRDEIYGNLYLTNRRGGHGFTDDDLELVKTLAAAAGVVIANARLHGVALRRQRWLEATRDLTGALLRGSDEAQVQQMVVARFRELAEAVTCHLAMAVGDDLVVVASDGLDADELVGLRLSRDDSIMTQAYAEGHALAVDDLSSLERAGDPLPSTRAGGPAMVVPMRVRDEPLGVITITRQKGNGQFSADDLRAAEDLAAQAALALDYEHAQAQRRRAAIFTDRDRISHDLHDLVIQRLFAAGLELDSVTARTDDPVAADRIRGAVDEIDAAITDLRSSIFGLHARRSGASTVSRQLAEICRTGEQLLGFAPVCEIDPAVDIDVPDEIVVDLLAAARELVSNIGRHAQASHVTLRLQIVEESVHLEVSDDGRGIPAGGRRSGLTNVAARAERFGGSMQIDSDPSGTRIQWRAPLP from the coding sequence GTGGAGCGGCGCACGGACCCCCTGCGAGCGCCCAAGCACGCGCGGCTGACCCTCGACGACCTGCTCGGTGAGCTCCTACGCCAGACCCAGGAGATCGTCGGGGTCCGTGACGGGCTGTGGCGCCTGATCGAGGCCATCGTGAGGGTCGCCTCGGCGGAGCTGTCCCTCGCGAGCGTGCTCGACCGCATCGTCGAGGTGGCCGCCGACATGGTCGACGCCGAGTATGCGGCCCTGGGTGTGATCGGCGAGGACGGCCGACTCCGCGAGTTCGTGCACACCGGCATGCCCGACGACACGGTCGAACAGATCGGCCACCTCCCCGAAGGGCACGGGATCCTTGGGCTGCTGATCACCGAGCCCAGGGAGCTGCGGCTCGACGACCTCTCCACGCACCCGGCGTCGGTCGGCTTCCCCGAGCACCACCCGCCGATGCACTCCTTCCTCGGGGCGCCGATCGCGGTCCGGGACGAGATCTACGGCAACCTGTACCTGACGAACCGGCGAGGCGGCCACGGGTTCACCGACGACGACCTCGAGCTCGTGAAGACGCTGGCCGCGGCGGCCGGCGTGGTGATCGCCAACGCCCGGCTGCACGGCGTGGCACTACGCCGTCAGCGCTGGCTGGAGGCGACACGCGACCTCACAGGAGCGCTGCTCCGGGGGTCCGACGAGGCGCAGGTGCAGCAGATGGTCGTCGCGCGCTTCCGGGAGCTGGCCGAGGCTGTGACCTGTCATCTGGCGATGGCCGTCGGCGACGACCTCGTCGTGGTCGCCTCCGACGGGCTCGACGCGGACGAACTGGTCGGGCTGCGGCTCTCGCGCGATGACTCGATCATGACACAGGCGTACGCGGAGGGCCATGCCCTCGCCGTCGACGACCTCTCGTCGCTCGAGCGCGCGGGAGATCCACTGCCGAGCACGAGGGCAGGGGGTCCGGCGATGGTCGTGCCCATGCGCGTACGGGACGAGCCACTGGGCGTGATCACGATCACCCGTCAGAAGGGCAACGGTCAGTTCAGCGCCGACGACCTGCGGGCGGCCGAGGATCTCGCCGCGCAGGCCGCGCTCGCGCTCGACTACGAACACGCGCAGGCGCAGCGGCGGCGGGCGGCGATCTTCACCGATCGCGATCGGATCAGCCACGACCTGCACGACCTCGTGATCCAGCGCCTGTTCGCGGCCGGCCTCGAGCTCGACAGCGTCACGGCGCGCACCGACGACCCGGTGGCCGCCGATCGCATCCGAGGCGCCGTCGACGAGATCGACGCGGCGATCACCGATCTGCGGTCGTCCATCTTCGGGCTGCACGCCCGGCGCAGCGGGGCGTCGACGGTCAGCCGGCAGCTCGCGGAGATCTGTCGGACGGGCGAGCAGTTGCTGGGCTTCGCCCCGGTGTGCGAGATCGACCCGGCGGTCGACATCGATGTCCCCGACGAGATCGTGGTCGACCTGCTCGCCGCGGCCCGCGAGCTTGTGAGCAACATCGGCCGCCACGCGCAGGCGTCGCACGTGACCCTCCGCCTGCAGATCGTCGAGGAGAGCGTGCACCTGGAGGTGTCCGACGACGGCCGCGGCATACCCGCCGGTGGTCGACGCAGTGGGTTGACCAACGTCGCCGCACGCGCCGAACGGTTCGGCGGCTCGATGCAGATCGACAGCGACCCGTCGGGCACGCGCATCCAGTGGCGGGCGCCTCTGCCCTGA
- a CDS encoding universal stress protein, producing the protein MRILVGVDGSVRSERALRWALREARARNADVSVVHAFDVPSLRGPLDREVPLDDEHARAREHVDRMVARSGRRAAAVPVDVEVVATTDHRTPANVLLGRSRHADLVVVGARGLGGFAGLLLGSVSQQVAAHANVPVAVIPGPAAPGGASIALPRSVVVGVDGSSHAAAALRWAVDHAAVHVRPVTAVYVHPPVPATLTAGIASGVEHAAVDRLWTHGHAEAQQALEDLVAKATAGVEVTVDAVAISGSAPAHRLLEYAAGHDGLLVVGSRGRGGFPGLLLGSVSMQCLHHGALPVVVVHG; encoded by the coding sequence ATGAGGATCCTTGTGGGCGTGGACGGCTCCGTACGGTCGGAGCGCGCGCTGCGCTGGGCCCTGCGCGAGGCCAGGGCACGAAACGCCGACGTGTCCGTCGTCCACGCCTTCGACGTCCCCAGCCTCCGTGGTCCCCTGGATCGGGAGGTGCCGCTCGACGACGAGCACGCGAGGGCTCGCGAGCACGTCGACCGCATGGTCGCGCGGTCGGGCCGGCGCGCCGCGGCCGTGCCGGTCGACGTCGAGGTGGTTGCGACGACGGACCACCGCACCCCGGCCAACGTGCTGCTAGGGCGCAGCCGACACGCCGACCTCGTCGTCGTCGGCGCCAGGGGCCTGGGCGGGTTCGCAGGGCTGCTGCTGGGCAGCGTCAGCCAGCAGGTCGCCGCCCACGCCAACGTCCCGGTCGCGGTCATCCCCGGCCCCGCGGCGCCTGGCGGCGCCAGCATCGCGCTCCCGCGATCGGTCGTGGTCGGCGTCGACGGCTCGTCGCACGCGGCCGCGGCGTTGCGGTGGGCCGTCGACCATGCGGCGGTGCACGTCCGCCCGGTCACGGCGGTGTACGTGCATCCGCCCGTGCCCGCGACGTTGACGGCCGGCATCGCCAGTGGCGTCGAGCACGCCGCGGTCGACAGGCTCTGGACCCACGGCCACGCCGAGGCGCAGCAGGCGCTCGAGGACCTGGTGGCCAAGGCCACGGCGGGGGTCGAGGTGACCGTCGACGCCGTCGCGATCTCCGGCAGCGCGCCCGCCCACCGCCTGCTCGAGTACGCCGCCGGGCACGACGGCCTACTGGTCGTGGGCAGCCGAGGCCGGGGAGGCTTCCCCGGCCTGCTGCTCGGCTCGGTCAGCATGCAGTGCCTGCACCACGGCGCGCTGCCCGTGGTGGTCGTCCACGGCTGA
- a CDS encoding DUF1876 domain-containing protein → MQIAKQWSVDIYLTELSDAAGVRTHAEARLHTQDATDLRGRGDARKHPADRDVPEIGDELAAARALSDLAHQLLHAAAEDIEGVTGTPVTKLDA, encoded by the coding sequence ATGCAGATCGCCAAGCAATGGAGCGTCGACATCTACCTCACCGAGCTTTCCGACGCGGCCGGCGTCCGAACCCACGCCGAGGCGCGACTGCACACGCAGGACGCCACCGACCTGCGAGGCCGTGGCGACGCGCGCAAGCACCCCGCTGACAGGGACGTGCCCGAGATCGGCGACGAGCTTGCGGCCGCCCGAGCGCTGTCGGACCTCGCGCACCAGCTCCTGCACGCGGCCGCGGAGGACATCGAGGGTGTGACGGGAACGCCCGTCACGAAGCTCGACGCCTGA
- the acsA gene encoding acetate--CoA ligase, which translates to MTSRDLRSPGTTAEVGVSAPAAAPWPVIAKAPGTRPVRPNLDDYDRIRVTFSWEDAARELDGLPGGGLNIAHETVDRHAAGPRRDVVALRFVGTDLDVVDLTYTQLADATDRFANMLDDLGVRSGERVFALVGRIPALYIAALGTLKHGSVFCPLFSAFGPEPIRQRLAIGDGVALVTTPRLYERKVTGIREAVPTLRHVLVADVGDAAPPEGTVDLDRPLANASPAHRRRATAPDDLALLHFTSGTTGTPKGAMHVHGAVVAHHATARYALDLHSDDVYWCTADPGWVTGTSYGIVAPLAHGVTSIVDTGEFDAARWYRIVERLGVTVWYTAPTAIRRLMRAGADLAAEFDLSRLRFVASVGEPLNPEAVVWGASVLGRPIHDNWWQTETGAIMIANFAASPIRPGSMGRPVPGIDAAVVRVDRDMRPVITDGVPELIDASDVEGMLALRVGWPSMFRGYLHEPGRYARTFAGDWYLSGDLARRDADGWFWFVGRADDVIKSAGHLIGPFEVESVLLEHPAVAEVGVIGTPDPLAGEIVKAFVALNPGHEPGRQLQLELLGHARRRLGAAVAPRVIEFSTDLPKTRSGKIMRRLLKARELGLPEGDTSTLERL; encoded by the coding sequence ATGACGTCACGCGACCTGCGGTCGCCCGGTACCACAGCGGAGGTCGGCGTCAGCGCCCCGGCCGCCGCCCCGTGGCCAGTCATCGCCAAGGCGCCGGGGACCAGGCCGGTCCGCCCGAACCTTGACGACTACGACCGGATCAGGGTTACGTTCTCGTGGGAGGACGCGGCGCGGGAGCTCGACGGCCTGCCCGGAGGCGGGCTCAACATCGCACACGAGACGGTCGACCGCCACGCTGCGGGACCACGGCGGGACGTGGTCGCCCTGCGGTTCGTCGGGACGGACCTGGACGTCGTCGATCTGACGTACACCCAGCTCGCCGACGCGACCGACCGGTTCGCGAACATGCTGGACGACCTCGGCGTCCGGTCCGGCGAACGCGTCTTCGCGCTCGTCGGGCGGATCCCCGCGCTCTACATCGCCGCACTCGGCACCCTCAAGCACGGCAGCGTGTTCTGTCCGCTGTTCTCGGCGTTCGGGCCGGAGCCGATCCGCCAGCGGCTGGCGATCGGTGACGGCGTGGCGCTGGTGACCACGCCGCGGCTGTACGAGCGCAAGGTCACCGGCATCCGCGAGGCCGTGCCCACGCTGCGTCACGTGCTGGTCGCCGACGTCGGCGACGCCGCGCCTCCGGAAGGCACCGTGGACCTCGACCGCCCGCTGGCAAACGCGTCGCCGGCGCACCGGCGGCGCGCGACCGCCCCCGATGATCTGGCGCTGCTGCACTTCACGAGCGGGACGACCGGCACACCGAAGGGTGCGATGCACGTGCACGGAGCGGTCGTCGCCCACCACGCGACGGCCAGGTACGCCCTCGACCTCCATAGCGACGACGTCTACTGGTGCACGGCGGACCCCGGCTGGGTGACCGGCACGTCGTACGGCATCGTCGCACCGCTCGCGCACGGGGTCACCAGCATCGTCGACACGGGCGAGTTCGACGCGGCGCGCTGGTACAGGATCGTCGAGCGGCTGGGGGTCACGGTGTGGTACACGGCACCCACGGCCATCCGCCGGCTGATGCGGGCGGGTGCCGATCTCGCCGCCGAGTTCGACCTCAGCCGCCTCCGGTTCGTCGCCAGCGTCGGTGAACCGCTCAACCCGGAGGCGGTGGTGTGGGGTGCGTCGGTGCTCGGCCGGCCGATCCACGACAACTGGTGGCAGACCGAGACCGGCGCGATCATGATCGCCAACTTCGCCGCTAGCCCGATCAGGCCCGGCTCGATGGGACGCCCCGTGCCCGGCATCGACGCGGCGGTCGTGCGGGTCGACCGGGACATGCGACCGGTCATCACGGACGGTGTCCCTGAGCTCATCGACGCCTCCGACGTCGAGGGCATGCTGGCGCTTCGGGTCGGGTGGCCGTCGATGTTCCGCGGCTACCTGCACGAGCCCGGGCGCTACGCCAGGACCTTCGCCGGGGACTGGTACCTGTCGGGCGACCTGGCACGCCGGGACGCCGACGGCTGGTTCTGGTTCGTCGGCCGCGCCGACGACGTGATCAAGTCCGCCGGGCACCTCATCGGTCCGTTCGAGGTAGAGAGCGTACTGCTTGAGCACCCCGCCGTGGCGGAGGTGGGGGTGATCGGCACGCCCGATCCGCTGGCAGGTGAGATCGTCAAGGCGTTCGTCGCGCTCAACCCGGGCCACGAGCCCGGCAGGCAGCTGCAGCTGGAGTTGCTCGGCCATGCGCGGCGTCGCCTCGGTGCGGCCGTCGCGCCGCGGGTGATCGAGTTCTCCACCGACCTTCCGAAGACGCGCAGCGGCAAGATCATGCGCAGGCTGCTGAAGGCCCGCGAGCTGGGCCTGCCCGAGGGGGACACGTCGACGCTGGAGCGCCTGTGA
- the pdhA gene encoding pyruvate dehydrogenase (acetyl-transferring) E1 component subunit alpha, whose protein sequence is MTTPAPAPSPATDREHAHVLLRRMLLVRRFEERCAELYSETKIRGFLHLYIGQEAVAAGALGVLDADDAVVATYREHGHALLRGVSARAVMAEMFGKVEGCSRGRGGSMHLFDAATRFYGGNAIVGGGLPLAVGLALADKLAGRRRVTACFFGEGAVAEGEFHESLNLAALWDLPVLFCCENNRYAMGTALRRSESEIDLSLKAAAYEMPAWPVDGMDVLAVEDAAANAVRAIRGGGGPHFLELRTYRFRAHSMFDPQRYRSSEEVEYERTHHDPIAQFDERLRAAGLLDDQDVGRIEQDVTREIDDAVAFAEAGTLEPVAELTRFVYSDSAEEEA, encoded by the coding sequence ATGACCACGCCCGCACCCGCACCATCGCCCGCCACCGACCGGGAGCATGCACATGTCCTGCTGCGGCGCATGCTGCTGGTCCGGCGCTTCGAGGAGCGCTGCGCCGAGCTGTACAGCGAGACGAAGATCCGCGGCTTCCTGCACCTCTACATCGGGCAGGAGGCGGTCGCCGCTGGTGCGCTCGGCGTACTCGACGCCGACGACGCGGTCGTGGCCACCTACCGCGAGCACGGGCACGCGCTGCTGCGCGGCGTGTCGGCCCGCGCGGTGATGGCGGAGATGTTCGGCAAGGTGGAGGGTTGCAGCCGCGGCCGCGGCGGGTCGATGCACCTGTTTGATGCGGCCACCCGCTTCTACGGCGGCAACGCGATCGTCGGCGGTGGCCTGCCGCTGGCCGTCGGGTTGGCGCTGGCGGACAAGCTCGCGGGGAGGAGGCGTGTCACTGCGTGCTTCTTCGGCGAGGGTGCCGTCGCTGAGGGCGAGTTCCACGAGTCGCTCAACCTGGCGGCGCTGTGGGACCTGCCGGTGCTGTTCTGTTGCGAGAACAACCGGTACGCCATGGGCACCGCACTGCGGCGCTCGGAGTCCGAAATCGATCTGTCGCTGAAAGCCGCGGCCTACGAGATGCCAGCCTGGCCCGTCGACGGCATGGACGTCCTCGCGGTCGAGGACGCGGCGGCCAACGCGGTCCGTGCGATCCGCGGTGGTGGTGGCCCGCACTTCCTGGAGCTGCGGACCTACCGCTTCCGCGCGCACTCGATGTTCGACCCGCAGCGCTACCGGTCGTCGGAGGAGGTCGAGTATGAGCGGACGCACCACGATCCGATCGCGCAGTTCGACGAGCGGCTGCGCGCGGCCGGCCTGCTCGACGACCAGGATGTCGGTCGGATCGAGCAGGACGTGACCCGCGAGATCGACGACGCGGTCGCGTTCGCCGAGGCGGGCACGCTCGAGCCCGTCGCCGAGCTGACCCGGTTCGTCTACAGCGACTCGGCGGAGGAGGAGGCGTGA
- a CDS encoding alpha-ketoacid dehydrogenase subunit beta, which translates to MKLTYREAMREALRDALARDDRVFLMGEDVGAYGGCFAVSLGLFEEFGPERVRDTPLSESAFVGAGIGAALGGMRPIVEIMTVNFSLLALDQIMNNAATILHMSGGQFNVPLVIRMTTGAGRQLAAQHSHSLEGWYGHIPGIKVLAPATVADARWMLWTALEDPDPVLIFEHGSLYGVEGDATESGPVDIDRAVIRRSGRHVTMVTYGGSLPKTLAAAEQLSGEGISAEVIDLRSLRPLDADAFLVSVARTHRVVIVDEGWRSGSISAEISATIAEHALHELDAPILRVCAAEVPMPYPAHLEQAALPQPAAIVAAAHTAVTGDA; encoded by the coding sequence GTGAAGCTCACCTACCGCGAGGCCATGCGCGAGGCACTGCGCGACGCGCTTGCCCGGGACGACCGTGTGTTCCTGATGGGGGAGGACGTGGGTGCGTACGGTGGGTGCTTCGCGGTCAGCCTCGGGCTGTTCGAGGAGTTCGGCCCCGAACGCGTCCGTGACACCCCGCTGTCGGAGTCGGCGTTCGTGGGCGCGGGCATCGGCGCCGCACTCGGTGGCATGCGACCGATCGTCGAGATCATGACGGTCAACTTCAGCCTGCTGGCGCTCGACCAGATCATGAACAACGCCGCCACGATCCTGCACATGTCCGGAGGCCAGTTCAACGTGCCGTTGGTGATCCGCATGACCACGGGGGCAGGCCGCCAGCTGGCTGCACAGCACTCCCACAGCCTGGAGGGCTGGTACGGGCACATTCCCGGCATCAAGGTGCTCGCGCCGGCGACGGTCGCGGACGCGCGCTGGATGCTGTGGACCGCGCTGGAGGACCCCGATCCGGTCCTCATCTTCGAGCACGGCAGCCTCTACGGGGTGGAGGGCGACGCGACGGAGTCCGGCCCGGTCGACATCGACCGTGCGGTGATCCGCCGCTCCGGCCGGCATGTGACGATGGTCACCTACGGTGGCAGCCTGCCGAAGACGCTCGCCGCCGCCGAGCAGCTCTCCGGTGAGGGCATCAGTGCCGAGGTCATCGACCTCAGGTCGCTGCGACCCCTCGACGCCGACGCGTTCCTGGTGTCGGTGGCGCGGACCCACCGCGTCGTCATCGTCGACGAGGGTTGGCGCAGCGGCAGCATCTCCGCTGAGATCAGCGCGACCATCGCCGAGCACGCCCTGCACGAGCTCGACGCGCCGATCCTGCGGGTCTGCGCCGCGGAGGTGCCGATGCCGTATCCCGCACACCTGGAGCAGGCCGCACTGCCGCAGCCGGCAGCCATCGTCGCGGCCGCACACACTGCGGTGACGGGCGATGCCTGA
- a CDS encoding 2-oxo acid dehydrogenase subunit E2: MGPAPSEEGAAAPAHSPLVRRLARMHGIDLATVIGTGPAGEVTRADVEQAVARAGRPRISPYARRLLAGTGVDATRIRGTGPHGMIVARDVVALSGPAAPAPAGPEAPGRADRRSAQQRVTAALMARSKQQIPHYYLRTDIDLTRATTWLADRNEGQLITERVLPSALLLKAAAVAAAQAPDMNGHWVDGAFRPADEVRLGVAISQRGGGLIAPAIPGADALSVDDLMAALRELIAGARAGTLRSSHMVEPTITVTNLGDRGADVVHGVIYPPQVALVGFGRIAARPWVVDGTVTARTGVIGTLAGDHRVSDGHRGGRYLATVDRLLQEPAQL; encoded by the coding sequence GTGGGACCAGCCCCCTCCGAGGAAGGTGCGGCCGCACCCGCCCACTCCCCGCTGGTGCGCCGCCTGGCGCGGATGCACGGGATCGACCTCGCCACGGTGATCGGCACCGGGCCCGCCGGGGAGGTCACGCGAGCCGACGTCGAGCAGGCGGTCGCGCGTGCCGGACGACCGCGCATCTCGCCGTATGCGCGCCGGCTGCTCGCCGGCACCGGGGTCGACGCGACCCGGATCCGTGGCACCGGACCGCATGGCATGATCGTCGCGCGCGACGTCGTCGCGCTGTCCGGTCCGGCGGCGCCGGCGCCCGCCGGCCCGGAGGCGCCGGGCAGAGCCGACCGGCGGTCGGCGCAGCAGCGCGTGACCGCAGCGCTGATGGCCAGGTCGAAGCAGCAGATCCCGCACTACTACCTGCGCACCGACATCGACCTGACGCGCGCGACGACGTGGCTGGCGGACCGCAACGAGGGCCAGCTGATCACCGAGCGCGTGCTACCGTCCGCCTTGCTGCTCAAGGCCGCCGCCGTCGCCGCGGCGCAGGCGCCGGACATGAACGGGCACTGGGTCGACGGTGCCTTCCGGCCCGCCGACGAGGTACGGCTGGGCGTCGCGATCTCGCAGCGCGGTGGAGGGCTGATCGCACCCGCCATCCCTGGTGCCGATGCGCTGTCCGTCGACGACCTCATGGCGGCCCTGCGGGAGCTGATCGCCGGCGCGCGTGCCGGCACGCTGCGCAGCTCGCACATGGTCGAGCCGACGATCACCGTCACCAACCTCGGCGACCGGGGCGCGGACGTCGTCCACGGCGTGATCTACCCGCCGCAGGTCGCACTGGTCGGCTTCGGCCGCATCGCCGCTCGCCCGTGGGTGGTGGACGGCACCGTCACGGCGCGTACCGGCGTCATCGGAACGCTCGCCGGCGACCACCGGGTCAGCGACGGCCACCGCGGCGGCCGCTACCTGGCCACCGTGGACCGCCTCCTGCAGGAGCCAGCACAGCTATGA
- a CDS encoding phosphopantetheine-binding protein has translation MTTTDDLRDTILDVVRTIAPDADVEGLGPHTDMRDHLDLDSFDFLNVLVELSARTGVDIPEGDYAKVSTLDDCIAYIEARTAA, from the coding sequence ATGACCACGACCGACGACCTGCGCGACACGATCCTGGACGTCGTGCGCACCATCGCGCCCGACGCCGACGTCGAGGGCCTCGGCCCGCACACCGACATGCGGGACCACCTCGATCTCGACTCGTTCGACTTCCTCAACGTGCTCGTCGAGCTCTCCGCGCGCACCGGCGTCGACATCCCCGAGGGCGACTACGCCAAGGTGTCGACGCTCGACGACTGCATCGCGTACATCGAGGCGCGCACGGCGGCCTGA